In the Halorubrum ruber genome, GACGACGCTCGCAGCGCCCACGACTGGATCGTCTTCGTCGGCGCCGTGGGCGGCCGTCACGTCGACCGCCGGGAGCGGTCCCCCGTCTGGGGGGTCGCTCTCGCCGTCGCCCTCGACGAACTCGCTGAGGCGCCGCGCGAACCGCTCCTCGCTGGTGTCGCCCGCGTCGGCGACGACGCGGACCGGTTCGGCGACGTCCGCGGGGAGGTCCGCGAGCGCGTCGCGGACCGCCCGCGCCTGCCCCCGAACGGTGAGCGTGTTCATGTCGGTGTCCGGGCGGTCGATCTCGGCGGGCTCGACGCGGGCGACGCCGACGGCGACGTCGGGGTCGCTCCTGAGGGCCGCGGCCATCTCCTCGCGCCGAGCCGGCGCGATCCGCTTCGAGTCGCCGACGTCGGCCGGCAGGCTCGCCGGGTCGGCGATCACCGCGGCCGCGACCATCGGGCCGAGCGCGGGCCCCTTGCCGGCTTCGTCGACGCCGAGGTACACGCGTGGCTGGTGGACGTGCGAGGGGAAATACCTTCAGAAAGGTCGCGCTTAGTCGAGCAGGACCGCGCTGACCTGGCCGGTCTGGCCGGGGCGGGAGGTGACGCGCGCGCGGCCGGCGGACGTCTCGATGATGGCGCCCTTGGTGACGATGTTCCGGCGGGCGTAGTTGACGTTCGCGGGGTTGTCGACGACGTTCTCGATCTCGGCCTCGCTGACCTCGCCGTCGTCGGCGACCTGCGCGACGTTCGTCGAGAGCGCGCGGACCTTCTTGTCCGTGCCGCGGGCGTCGATGTACTGGAGTCGCGTCTCGCCGACCGTGGTCTCGGCGGGCTCGCGGCCGAGCTGGTGGCGCTTCTTGTTCGAGGCGTGCTTGAGTCGGCCGCCGGTCCGCTTGCGCGCGGAGCGTCCCTGGTCTTTCATACGGGTACGAACAGCCAGCGAATACTTGAAGCGTTCGACTCGTCCCGGCGGGATCGGCGGTGCGAGCGGGATCAGCGCCGCGACCCGGACCGGCGGCGCGGGCCGAATTCGTAGAGCGAATCCGCAGAGCGAACCCGCTCAGGCGAACGCGCGCTCGAACGCGCGGACCCCCTCGTCGGTGCCGGCGACGACGAGCCCGTCGCCCCGCTCGATCCGGGTCTCCGGGCCCACGTCGGTGACGAGCTCGTCGCCGCGCTCGACGGCGATGACGGTACAGCCGGTGGTCTCGCGGACGGCCGCTTGCCCGACCGTACGGCCGGCCAACGCGGGCGCCTCGCTCTTGACGACCTCGACGTGGGTGTCCAGCGAGAGCACGTCGCGGTCCGCGAGGACGGCCGACGCCGACATCCGCCCGGTCACCGTCGAGAGGGAGAGGACGTAGTCGGCGCCGGCGCGGTGCATCTTCGGCACGCTCTCCGGGTCCTCGACCCGCGCGAGCAGC is a window encoding:
- a CDS encoding 30S ribosomal protein S8e — protein: MKDQGRSARKRTGGRLKHASNKKRHQLGREPAETTVGETRLQYIDARGTDKKVRALSTNVAQVADDGEVSEAEIENVVDNPANVNYARRNIVTKGAIIETSAGRARVTSRPGQTGQVSAVLLD
- the rnhB gene encoding ribonuclease HII, which produces MYLGVDEAGKGPALGPMVAAAVIADPASLPADVGDSKRIAPARREEMAAALRSDPDVAVGVARVEPAEIDRPDTDMNTLTVRGQARAVRDALADLPADVAEPVRVVADAGDTSEERFARRLSEFVEGDGESDPPDGGPLPAVDVTAAHGADEDDPVVGAASVVAKVSRDRRMAAINAEYPEYDDLGSGYPSDPATRSFLREYVAETGDLPDCARRSWATCDDVLAAAEQSALDEF